The window ATCGGACACCCCAAGTACGACAACAACCCCAACGCCCCGATCCGTCCCGAACAGGGACTGCTCCGGATGCGGAAGCAGCTGGGACTCTACGGCAATATCCGTCCCGTGATGACCTTCCCCTCGCTGATCCACAAGTCCCCCCTCAGGGCCGACCTGGTGGAGGGGGCAGATTTCGTCTGCATCCGGGAACTGACAGGCGGCATGTACTTCGGCCGGCCGCAGGGACGGAGCGAAGATGGCAACACCGCCTACGACACCTGCGTCTACACCCGCGAGGAGATCGAACGGATCCTGCACCTGGCCTACCGGTTCGCCAGACAGCGTCGCAAGAAGCTGACCGTGGTGGACAAGGCCAACGTGATCGCCACCTCCCGCCTCTGGCGCCAGATCGCCCAGGAGATGGCACCGCAATATCCCGACATCGAGACCGACTACCTCTTCGTGGACAACGCCGCCATGCGGATCATCCAGTGGCCCAGGAGCTTCGACGTGCTGGTCACCGAGAACCTCTTCGGCGATATCCTTACCGATGAAGCATCGGTCATCACCGGCTCGCTGGGGATGCTCCCCTCCGCCTCGATCGGCATCCACACCTCGCTCTTCGAGCCGATCCACGGCTCCTACCCGCAGGCCGCAGGGAAGAATATCGCCAACCCGGTCGCCATGATCCTCTCCGCCGCACTGATGTTCGAATATGCGTTCAACCTGCATGAAGAGGGAGCCGCCATCCGCCAGGCGGTCAACGCCAGCCTTGAAGCCGGCATCGTCACCGAAGAGATTGCCGAGGGGGGTAAAGCCTACACCACCAGCGAAGTGGGGGACTGGGTATCTGAGTATATTGATAGTAAAAAAAAATAATTTATAGAAAATAATCATGAAGCGAAACGAGAAGAGAACCCTTCGGAGCAACAGCTCTACTCAGGGGCGATTGATGGCCGGGGCACGTGCCCTCTGGCGGGCCAACGGCATGAAGGAGGAGCAGATGGGCAAACCGATCATCGCCGTGGTGAACTCCTTCACCCAGTTTGTGCCGGGGCATGCGCACCTGCACGAGATCGGCCAGCTGGTAAAGGCGGAGATCGAGCAGCTGGGCTGCTTCGCCGCCGAGTTCAACACCATCGCCGTGGACGACGGCATCGCCATGGGGCACGACGGGATGCTCTACTCGCTGCCGTCGCGCGACATGATTGCCGACTCCATCGAGTACATGATCAATGCCCACAAGGTGGATGCGATGGTCTGCATCAGCAACTGCGACAAGATCACCCCGGGCATGCTGATGGCCGCCATGCGGCTGAACATCCCCGCCATCTTCGTTTCGGGGGGACCGATGGAGGCAGGGAAGATCGGCGACGAGTCGATCGACCTGATCGACGCGATGATCGAATCGGCCGACGACAATGTCTCCGACCAGCGCATCTCGCAGCTCGAAAAGCTGGCCTGCCCCACCTGCGGCTCCTGCTCCGGCATGTTCACCGCCAACTCGATGAACTGCCTCAACGAAGCGATCGGACTGGCCCTGCCCGGCAACGGAACCATCGTCGCCACCCATGCCAACCGGATCAACCTCTTCCGCAAGGCGGCGAAACAGATTGTGGAGAACGCCCACCGCTACTACTTCGAGGGCGACGAGAGCGTGCTGCCGAGAAGCATAGCCACCCGGGCAGCCTTCCTCAATGCCATGTCGCTCGACATCGCCATGGGCGGATCCACCAACACCATCCTCCATTTGCTGGCCATTGCCCATGAAGCGGAGGTCGATTTCACGATGGACGACATCGATGCACTCTCTCGCAGAGTTCCCTGTGTCTGCAAGGTGGCGCCCAATACCAAGAAATACCATATCCAGGATGTGAACCGGGCCGGCGGCATCCTGGGCATCTTGAACGAGCTAGCCAAGGGGGGACTGATCGACACCTCGGTACACCGTGCCGACGGGTTGACGCTCGGCGAAACGATCGCCCGTTACGACATTACCGTCTCCTCGCCCGATCCGGAAGCTGTGGCGATCTACAGCTCGGCTCCCGGCAACCGGTTCAACCTGGTGATGGGATCGCAGGATGCCCGGTACAAAACGCTCGACAGCGACCGGACCGGCGGCTGTATCCGCAGCATCGACAACGCCTATACCCGCGACGGCGGACTGGCCATCCTGAAGGGGAACATCGCCCGGAACGGCTGTGTGGTGAAGACCGCCGGAGTGGACGAGAAGATCTGGAGCTTCTCGGGCAGGGCCAGGGTCTACCACTCGCAGGATGACGCCTGCGCCGGCATCCTTAACGGCGAGGTGGTTGCCGGCGACGTGGTGGTCATCGTCTACGAGGGACCGAAAGGGGGACCGGGCATGCAGGAGATGCTCTACCCCACCTCCTATATCAAGGCCCGGCACCTGGGCAAGGAGTGTGCCCTGATCACCGACGGCCGTTTCTCCGGAGGCACCTCCGGCCTCTCCATCGGACACATCTCGCCCGAGGCGGCTGCCGGCGGCGAGATAGCGCTGGTGAGGGACGGCGACATCATCGAGATCGATATTCCCAACCGCTCCATCCAGGTACGGCTCACCGACGGAGAGCTGGCAGAGCGGCGGAGAGAGGAAGAGACCAAAGGAAAGGATGCCTTCAAACCGGTGCGGGAACGGGAGATTTCCAACGCACTGAAGTTGTACGCCCACTTCGTCAGTTCGGCCGACAAGGGCGGTGTAAGAATTATCAATTCATAACGACCATACATTATGAGTAATCAGACAAAGGAGAACATTTCGGGGAGCGAGGCGCTGATCCGCTCCCTGCTTGCCGAAGGCGTGGATACCATGTTCGGATATCCCGGCGGTGCCATCATGCCCGTCTTCGACGCCCTCTACGATTATAAGAACGACATCCGCCATATCCTGGTCCGTCACGAACAGGGGGCGGTCCATGCCGCACAGGGTTACGCCCGCGTCTCGCGGAAGACCGGCGTGGCACTGGTCACCTCCGGTCCCGGCGCCACCAACGCCATCACCGGAATCACCGACGCCATGATGGACAGCACCCCGCTGGTGGTGATCTCCGGCCAGGTGGTCTCCGGCCTGCTGGGCACCGACGCCTTCCAGGAGGCCGACGTGATCGGCATCACCCAACCCATCACCAAGTGGGCCTACCAGGTGAGACGTGCCGAAGAGATCCCCTGGGCGGTCTCCCGTGCCTTCTACATCGCCCGGAGCGGCCGTCCCGGACCGGTTGTCCTCGACATCACCAAAGATGCGCAGATCAACAAGTTCGACTACAGCTACAGCAAGACCACCTTCCTGAGGAGCTACCTCCCCTTCCCCGAACCGGAGATGGAGAACATCAGGGCAGCGGCGGAGCTGATCAACCAGGCAGAACGCCCCTTCGCGCTGGTAGGACAGGGTGTGATTCTCGGCAATGCGGAACAGGAGCTGCTCGCCTTCCTCGAGAAGGGGGGAATTCCCTTCGGGTCCACCATCCTCGGGCTCTCCGCCATCCCCACCGACCATCCGCTCAATACCGGCATGCTGGGGATGCACGGCAACATCGCCCCCAACATGAACACCAACGCCTGCGACGTGCTGATCGCCATCGGCATGCGGTTCGACGACCGTGTCACCGGCAACCTCAAAACCTACGCCCGGCAGGCCAAGATCATCCACTTCGACATCGACCTGGCGGAGATGGACAAGAACGTGAAGACCACCGTCAAGGTGCTGGGCGATGCCAAGGCTACCCTCCCGCTCGTCACGGAGCTGATCGGGAAGCGCGACCATTCGGCCTGGCTCGAGACATTCAACCAATACAGGAAGAGAGAGTTCGACTGTGTCATCAAGGCAGAGCTCTATCCCGAGAACGGCGGTGAGCTGAAGATGGGCGAGGTGATCAACAAAGTGTCGGAAGCTACAGGCCACAAGGCGATCTGCGTCACCGACGTGGGTCAGCACCAGATGATGGCCACCCGCTACTTCAAGTCGACCCTCCCCCGCAGCATGGTCACTTCGGGGGGACTGGGCACCATGGGTTTCGGCCTCCCTGCAGGGATCGGAGCGAAGTATGGGGCGCCCGACCGTACCGTCTGCATCTTCGTGGGCGACGGCGGCTTCCAGATGTCGATCCAGGAGCTGGGCACCATCCTGGAGTACCAGGTCGACGTGAAGATCATCCTCCTGAACAACAACTACCTGGGGATGGTGCGGCAGTGGCAGGAGCTCTTCTTCGACGAGCGCTACTCCGAGACCCACCTGAAGAATCCCGACTTTGTAAAGGTAGCCGAAGCCTACGGTATCCGGGGCAGGAAGGTGACCGACCGCAGTGAGCTTGACGGCGCCATCAGGGAGATGCTGGAGCACCGTGGACCCTACCTGCTCGAAGCGGTGGTGGAGACCAAGGGGATGGTATATCCGATGGTACCCGCCGGCGGCAGCGTTACCGACATACTGATTGGAAACGGAAACAAAATTTAAACTGAACGCACTATGGAAGGAAAAACGTTATATACCGTCACCATCTTTTCGGAAAATACGGTAGGTGTGCTCAACCAGATCACCACCATCTTCACCCGCCGGCAGCTCAATATCGAGACCCTCTCGGTCTCCCCCTCGGCACTGGCAGGGATACACAAGTTCACCATCACCGTCTTTGCCGAGTCGGACGAGGTGATGAAGAAGTTGGTCCGGCAGATCGACAAGCGGATCGACGTGTTGAAGGCCTACTTCAATGTCGACGACGAGCTGATCCACCAGGAGCTGGCCCTCTACAAGCTGTCCACCGACAAGGTACTGGAGCACGGGTCGATCGAATACCTGATCCGCAAGTACAACATCCGGGTGCTGGAGGTGACCAACGACTGCGTGGTCTTCCTCAAGGCAGGCCACTATGCCGAGACGCAGGGGCTGTTCGACGAGCTGGCCGAGAAGATCGGCGTACTCCAGTTCATCCGCTCCGGCCGCATCGCCATCACCAAGTCGCGGGTGGAACGTCTCAGCGACATGCTGGCAGAGCGGGAGGAGAAACGGAAACAAGCATTAACAAACAACTAACTTAACAAGATAAACAGTATGGCAAAAATGAATTTTGGCGGGGTAGAAGAGAATGTAGTCACCCGCGACGAATTTCCATTGAGCAAGGCTCTGGAGACATTGAAGAACGAAACCATCGCCGTCATCGGATACGGCGTGCAGGGACCTGGACAGTCGCTCAACCTGCGCGACAACGGCTTCAACGTGATTGTCGGCCAGCGGAAGGAGAGCAAATCGTGGGACAAGGCGGTAGCCGACGGCTGGGTTCCCGGCGAGACCCTGTTCGAGATCGAAGAGGCGTGCCAGCGCGGTACCATCATCCAGTACCTCCTCTCGGATGCCGCCCAGATCGCACTATGGCCCACGGTGAAGAGACACCTCACCCCAGGCAAGGCACTCTACTTCTCCCACGGCTTCGGCATCACCTACAAGGAGCGTACCGGCATCATCCCCCCGGCCGATGTCGACGTGATCCTGGTCGCCCCCAAGGGATCGGGAACCAGCCTGCGGAAGATGTTCCTCGAGGGAAGGGGACTCAACTCCTCCTATGCCATCTTCCAGGATGCCACCGGCAAGGCGTACGACCGGGTGGTCGCCCTCGGTATCGGTGTCGGCTCGGGCTACCTGTTCGAGACCGATTTCAAGCGGGAGGTCTACTCCGACTTGACCGGCGAGCGGGGAACATTGATGGGTGCCATCCAGGGACTCCTGCTGGCCCAGTACGAGGTGCTGCGCGAGAATGGGCACACCCCGTCGGAAGCGTTCAACGAGACGGTGGAAGAGTTGACCCAGTCGCTAATGCCGCTCTTTGCCGAGAAGGGGATGGACTGGATGTACGCCAACTGCTCCACCACGGCACAACGTGGTGCGCTCGACTGGATGGGTCCGTTCCACGACGCCACCAAGCCGGTGTTCGAGAAGCTCTACAAGGAGGTGGCCAACGGCAACGAAGCCCAACGCTCCATCGACAGCAACTCGCAGCCCGACTACCGCGAGAAGCTGGAGGCTGAACTGACGGCCCTCCGCGAAAGCGAGATGTGGCAGACCGGCGCCGTGGTGAGGAAGTTGCGCCCCGAAAACAACTGATTGAATATTGCATGATTATCCGTCGGGTCGTCACAAACGGCCTGACGGTTTTTTATCCTTGCAGTTATACCATTTCTTCGCACCTTTCTTCCGACCAAGTTGGCCAAAGTAAATAAAATAAGTATCTTTGCCTTGTAATTAAGGGTTTAAGGCAAAAAAGATGCCTAGGCTGGACAACATAGAGAACGACTTTCGGGGTTATCAAAACCTTATTACATTTTTTGAAAAAACAGGAATGAGTGGTTTTCAGTGATTGAACTTGAATTGCTCAATTTTTTTGCTGCCAATATGAGTGCCGTCTTAGGTGCAATATTGGATAAACTTGCGAGCAATCTCAATGATATCCGTTTTAGTCATCTAGATCCTCAAATAGAGACCATTCTGCAGAAAAATAATGTTTTAAACGTTACGAATTATGGCCATAAAATGATGCCAATGTACTGATTTATCTCTTCTGGCCAACAGGACTATACAGCTTTGAACAAAGCTACGCCCGCGTTTTCAGGAATCTACTGAGACAAGGAGATAAACCCATCTCAAACATTCAAACAGTTTAGAGATAGCCGGGAAGGATCTCCTTCACCGGAACCCCTACTCCATCTTCAATATCGAGCATGGCATTGATCAGGTAAAGATGATCGAACCGGCCCAGGTTATCCACTGTAATCTTCATCTCTCTTACAATCGACTCCCGCAACAGCTTCTGCCGCTTGGTGCCGTTCAGCAGAGAGGCGGAAGGAGTAAAAAGCTCCCCCGCTTTCCGTAAGACCACGTTGCTGTATGTGGTATCGGTGATCTCTCCCCCCTGCACGATCAGCACCTCATGGCCGGGCTCCGCATCGTTCAGCGCATCCAGCCGTGACCTGTCGGAATATTTGAACGAGTAGTCCAGTCCCTCCGCCTCCACCAGCCGCAACACACAGACCGGCTTCGGCCGGTAGGGATCAAAACCGATGGAGCGGATCTTCCCGTCATACTCTATCCGGCACTTCACCTTCCCCTTGCGGAGCGATTCCGGCAACAACTGCTCCAGGTCGGGCAGCTGCGGAGCAGTAAAACCGAAACGGTTGCCAGTCAGCCCCATCCGCTCCCGATGAGCCTCCAGGTTCACTGCCCGGCCATCCAATATGCATATCGATTCGAGAAACATCCTCATCTCAGTTAAAGGGGAGGTAAATTTTCCGGAGCGCCTCTGCATACTCCTTCCTGCAATCGCTGTTCACCGTAATGCCGCCCCCGCTCCGGAAGAAGAGTCCATCCTCCGTCGCCTCGATAAACCTTATCAGCACGCAGGAGTCGAGATCCTCACCGTCGAAATAGCCCGCCACGCCGGTATAGAAGCCACGCGGCTGCTCTTCAGCCCGCCGGATCAGGTCGACCGTCGCCTTCTTGGGCGCACCGGAGACCGAACCCGCCGGCAGCAGTTCGACAAGGAGCGACCCTATCTTGCCGGCATAGTTCCCCGGCAACTCGCCTTCGATCTCGGAGCTCACCTGCAGGATGGCCCCATGGTTGGTCTCCACCCGGTCGAGATACCTGAAGCGGTTCACCCGCACCCCGGCAGCAACCCGGCTGATATCGTTGCGGATCAGGTCAACGATGGTAGCGTGCTCCGCCTTCTCCTTGTAATCGTTCAGGATCGTCTCCTCCGCATGCATCGCTGCCGCATCTATCGTCCCCTTCATCGGGTTGGAGGAGATTCTCCCCTTCTCGATCCGCACAAACCGCTCGGGCGAGAAGCAGACAAACCTGCCGGGCAGATAGAGCCGGTACGCCGCCCGGCTGCGGTGAAAGATCTCCCGGAGCGACAATCCGGTGGCGACCGGTGTCCGGATCGTCAGGTTGGTCAAGAACGAGTTGCCATAGCGCAACCCCTCCATCACCTGCGAGAAGCGCCCGGCATACAGATCATACTCCTCCGGGAAGGCCTCGAACGAGAAAGTGGAGCCAGTCGTCCAAGCAGTTCCCCCGTTCCCGATCCCCGCCATGTCGAAAAGAATTTCCGACTGCTGCAAGGGATTCTCCAGAAAGAAGCCCTCGCTCAGCTCAAAATCGAAGCCGAACAGGAAGGGCGTTCCGGCTTGTCCAGCCGCATCCATACGTTCTCTTACATCGTTGCAGGAGGTAAACATCCTGCAAAAATAGGCGAATTCGATCTTTTTCCGTTATTTTTGCAGTGAAAAGAGGCAAAAAGATACCGAAATGAAGAGAGAAGAGTTACGCATCGTATTTATGGGGACACCCGCCTTTGCCGTGGAGTCGCTTCAGGCACTGGTCGAAAACGGCTATAACGTGGTCGGGGTCATCACTGCACCCGACAAGCCGGCCGGTCGGGGCTACAAGCTGCAGCCGTCGGCGGTGAAATCGTATGCCCTGTCGGCAGGAGTGCCTATCCTCCAGCCTGAAAAGCTGAAGGATGAGGGGTTCCTGAACGAACTGAGGCAGTTGAAGGCCGACCTCCAGGTGGTGGTTGCCTTCCGGATGCTGCCCGAGGTTGTCTGGAACATGCCGCCCCGCGGAACCTTCAACCTGCACGCCTCGCTGCTGCCGCAATACCGGGGCGCCGCCCCCATCAACTGGGCCCTGATCAACGGCGAGAAGGAGACCGGTGTAACCACCTTCTTCCTCAGTCATGAGATCGACACCGGAGAGATCATATTCCAGGAGAGGGTGCCCATCGGGGAGGATATGGATGCCGGCACCCTGCACGACAGCCTGATGACGTTGGGAGCCAAGCTGGTGCTGAAGACCGTAGATGCAGTGATCGACGGGACGGTCAGGTCGCTGCCGCAGAGTGAGCTGGAGGCAACCATCACTGAACTGAAGCCGGCACCCAAGATCCACCGGGAGAGCTGCCGGATCAACTGGGAGAGCCCGGTGGAGGAGATCCGCAACCTTGTCCGGGGACTGGCACCCTACCCCGCCGCATGGACCGAGTTCGAGGTACGGGGAGAGAAGCTGAACTTCAGGATATTTGAGACAAGAGCGATCAGGGAGGCACACGGATTAACACCGGGTCAGGTGGTCACAGACAATAAAACCACCCTGCGGGTCGCCGCGCAGGATGGCTTTATCGAGATTCTGGATCTCCAGCTGTCTGGAAAAAAGCGGATGAAGACCGGCGACTTCCTCAACGGGTTCTCTTTCTGAACCCGCAACCCGCCTACCACTTGTAGTTCAGCCCGAAGCTGAGCAGCTGCGTGATCTGCAGGTACTTGAACTTCGGATCGGGCGGGACGCTGTCGTCGAACCGCAGGTTCAGGAAGAACCGGGTGGAGAAAGCATTGGTCAGCGCCATGTTCAACGTATTCTCGAACTCCGCCTCCACCTTCTCGTAGCTGGTGAAGTACTTCAGCCGCGAGTTCCAGGTGATGTACCGGTTGAAGTCGTAGATCAGGTTGGCCGTAACCGTGGAACCCAGGTCCATGGTGTGTTTCTTTCCCTCCTCGATCCCGTAACGGGTCACGCTCACCTTCTCGTTGCCGATGTACCTGAAGTTAAAGCTTAAGGGCGCCAGGTGCAGGTCCAGCCGCACCCTGCGGTGCCTCACCTTTTCGAACCGCTTGTCGAGGTTGTACTTCAACCCGACACCGCCGTTCACATAGAGCGGTGCCAGGAAGGCCGACCGTATCTCGTTCGAGTTGGTGGGATAGTTGTTGAAGAGCTGCGACCTCACATCGAGGTTGGTCGAGTATGACCACTTCTTGGCAAAGGCGTCGAGTCCGAAGTCCCCGTAATAGCGGATCAGGTCGTCACCGATCCGGTACTTGCGGATGGTGTCGTCGGGGGCGGTAAAGACGGAGAGCCTCCACTCGAAAGTGTTGTTGAAGCGCACCTTCTCTTTCCGGTAGTTCATCCTCAACACATGGGTGTTGACAAAGGTGAAGTTGCTTGTCCCCCCCTTGTGCCAGTTCGGCGAGAAGTAGCTCTGGGAGAGCTGGAACGAGTGGTCGCCGTTGTAGACCCAGTACCTTCGCCTGATCTCCGTCTTCTCCACCTGCGGAGCGTTCAGCGAGTAGCTCGTCTCCGTAGAGATCAACTCTTTAAAGGGGTTGAACGTCTCCAGCACCTCGGTATCCTTGCTGGAGGAGGGAAGCCCCTCGAGGTCGAACACCGAAAGCTTCACCCGGTCGGGATAGCTCTTGTAGAAATCCCTGCGGACAGAG of the Petrimonas mucosa genome contains:
- the leuB gene encoding 3-isopropylmalate dehydrogenase, whose protein sequence is MNLKIAVLAGDGIGPEIMDQALKVTRAVCKRFNHEATFTEAITGACAIDAVGDPYPPETHQVCMAADAVLFGAIGHPKYDNNPNAPIRPEQGLLRMRKQLGLYGNIRPVMTFPSLIHKSPLRADLVEGADFVCIRELTGGMYFGRPQGRSEDGNTAYDTCVYTREEIERILHLAYRFARQRRKKLTVVDKANVIATSRLWRQIAQEMAPQYPDIETDYLFVDNAAMRIIQWPRSFDVLVTENLFGDILTDEASVITGSLGMLPSASIGIHTSLFEPIHGSYPQAAGKNIANPVAMILSAALMFEYAFNLHEEGAAIRQAVNASLEAGIVTEEIAEGGKAYTTSEVGDWVSEYIDSKKK
- the ilvD gene encoding dihydroxy-acid dehydratase, whose product is MKRNEKRTLRSNSSTQGRLMAGARALWRANGMKEEQMGKPIIAVVNSFTQFVPGHAHLHEIGQLVKAEIEQLGCFAAEFNTIAVDDGIAMGHDGMLYSLPSRDMIADSIEYMINAHKVDAMVCISNCDKITPGMLMAAMRLNIPAIFVSGGPMEAGKIGDESIDLIDAMIESADDNVSDQRISQLEKLACPTCGSCSGMFTANSMNCLNEAIGLALPGNGTIVATHANRINLFRKAAKQIVENAHRYYFEGDESVLPRSIATRAAFLNAMSLDIAMGGSTNTILHLLAIAHEAEVDFTMDDIDALSRRVPCVCKVAPNTKKYHIQDVNRAGGILGILNELAKGGLIDTSVHRADGLTLGETIARYDITVSSPDPEAVAIYSSAPGNRFNLVMGSQDARYKTLDSDRTGGCIRSIDNAYTRDGGLAILKGNIARNGCVVKTAGVDEKIWSFSGRARVYHSQDDACAGILNGEVVAGDVVVIVYEGPKGGPGMQEMLYPTSYIKARHLGKECALITDGRFSGGTSGLSIGHISPEAAAGGEIALVRDGDIIEIDIPNRSIQVRLTDGELAERRREEETKGKDAFKPVREREISNALKLYAHFVSSADKGGVRIINS
- the ilvB gene encoding biosynthetic-type acetolactate synthase large subunit; this translates as MSNQTKENISGSEALIRSLLAEGVDTMFGYPGGAIMPVFDALYDYKNDIRHILVRHEQGAVHAAQGYARVSRKTGVALVTSGPGATNAITGITDAMMDSTPLVVISGQVVSGLLGTDAFQEADVIGITQPITKWAYQVRRAEEIPWAVSRAFYIARSGRPGPVVLDITKDAQINKFDYSYSKTTFLRSYLPFPEPEMENIRAAAELINQAERPFALVGQGVILGNAEQELLAFLEKGGIPFGSTILGLSAIPTDHPLNTGMLGMHGNIAPNMNTNACDVLIAIGMRFDDRVTGNLKTYARQAKIIHFDIDLAEMDKNVKTTVKVLGDAKATLPLVTELIGKRDHSAWLETFNQYRKREFDCVIKAELYPENGGELKMGEVINKVSEATGHKAICVTDVGQHQMMATRYFKSTLPRSMVTSGGLGTMGFGLPAGIGAKYGAPDRTVCIFVGDGGFQMSIQELGTILEYQVDVKIILLNNNYLGMVRQWQELFFDERYSETHLKNPDFVKVAEAYGIRGRKVTDRSELDGAIREMLEHRGPYLLEAVVETKGMVYPMVPAGGSVTDILIGNGNKI
- the ilvN gene encoding acetolactate synthase small subunit, which encodes MEGKTLYTVTIFSENTVGVLNQITTIFTRRQLNIETLSVSPSALAGIHKFTITVFAESDEVMKKLVRQIDKRIDVLKAYFNVDDELIHQELALYKLSTDKVLEHGSIEYLIRKYNIRVLEVTNDCVVFLKAGHYAETQGLFDELAEKIGVLQFIRSGRIAITKSRVERLSDMLAEREEKRKQALTNN
- the ilvC gene encoding ketol-acid reductoisomerase: MAKMNFGGVEENVVTRDEFPLSKALETLKNETIAVIGYGVQGPGQSLNLRDNGFNVIVGQRKESKSWDKAVADGWVPGETLFEIEEACQRGTIIQYLLSDAAQIALWPTVKRHLTPGKALYFSHGFGITYKERTGIIPPADVDVILVAPKGSGTSLRKMFLEGRGLNSSYAIFQDATGKAYDRVVALGIGVGSGYLFETDFKREVYSDLTGERGTLMGAIQGLLLAQYEVLRENGHTPSEAFNETVEELTQSLMPLFAEKGMDWMYANCSTTAQRGALDWMGPFHDATKPVFEKLYKEVANGNEAQRSIDSNSQPDYREKLEAELTALRESEMWQTGAVVRKLRPENN
- a CDS encoding aminotransferase class IV, which produces MFLESICILDGRAVNLEAHRERMGLTGNRFGFTAPQLPDLEQLLPESLRKGKVKCRIEYDGKIRSIGFDPYRPKPVCVLRLVEAEGLDYSFKYSDRSRLDALNDAEPGHEVLIVQGGEITDTTYSNVVLRKAGELFTPSASLLNGTKRQKLLRESIVREMKITVDNLGRFDHLYLINAMLDIEDGVGVPVKEILPGYL
- a CDS encoding aminodeoxychorismate synthase component I; the protein is MFTSCNDVRERMDAAGQAGTPFLFGFDFELSEGFFLENPLQQSEILFDMAGIGNGGTAWTTGSTFSFEAFPEEYDLYAGRFSQVMEGLRYGNSFLTNLTIRTPVATGLSLREIFHRSRAAYRLYLPGRFVCFSPERFVRIEKGRISSNPMKGTIDAAAMHAEETILNDYKEKAEHATIVDLIRNDISRVAAGVRVNRFRYLDRVETNHGAILQVSSEIEGELPGNYAGKIGSLLVELLPAGSVSGAPKKATVDLIRRAEEQPRGFYTGVAGYFDGEDLDSCVLIRFIEATEDGLFFRSGGGITVNSDCRKEYAEALRKIYLPFN
- the fmt gene encoding methionyl-tRNA formyltransferase — translated: MKREELRIVFMGTPAFAVESLQALVENGYNVVGVITAPDKPAGRGYKLQPSAVKSYALSAGVPILQPEKLKDEGFLNELRQLKADLQVVVAFRMLPEVVWNMPPRGTFNLHASLLPQYRGAAPINWALINGEKETGVTTFFLSHEIDTGEIIFQERVPIGEDMDAGTLHDSLMTLGAKLVLKTVDAVIDGTVRSLPQSELEATITELKPAPKIHRESCRINWESPVEEIRNLVRGLAPYPAAWTEFEVRGEKLNFRIFETRAIREAHGLTPGQVVTDNKTTLRVAAQDGFIEILDLQLSGKKRMKTGDFLNGFSF
- a CDS encoding DUF3078 domain-containing protein, which gives rise to MRQIGLFLIFLIAPLSIPKTAAQEIDSLKIFENITDIEKLIRQRQVQEAPPPQVVPGTVTPLPQLQDTSKYNPAIRVTVPLDYLYTRKENGTLQLPDNLFFTTSLEGLTFLDTIFYNPLFLPMIFTGKMLPSDLNFYPKKERNIYRGLLISPDKTFAPKLMHSAFVDSVRRDFYKSYPDRVKLSVFDLEGLPSSSKDTEVLETFNPFKELISTETSYSLNAPQVEKTEIRRRYWVYNGDHSFQLSQSYFSPNWHKGGTSNFTFVNTHVLRMNYRKEKVRFNNTFEWRLSVFTAPDDTIRKYRIGDDLIRYYGDFGLDAFAKKWSYSTNLDVRSQLFNNYPTNSNEIRSAFLAPLYVNGGVGLKYNLDKRFEKVRHRRVRLDLHLAPLSFNFRYIGNEKVSVTRYGIEEGKKHTMDLGSTVTANLIYDFNRYITWNSRLKYFTSYEKVEAEFENTLNMALTNAFSTRFFLNLRFDDSVPPDPKFKYLQITQLLSFGLNYKW